The following are from one region of the Salvia splendens isolate huo1 chromosome 2, SspV2, whole genome shotgun sequence genome:
- the LOC121778873 gene encoding glycine, alanine and asparagine-rich protein-like, whose translation MFNLLNSGVPDTPVATRGGGSDGGGGGGGCRDGGGGSGNVSGAGGSGSGIWSATGGASSDSVPAGRQKATHYTKEESVAVARAWDAATSDPKVGTDQNEVSFWKRVVAAYNEFKPRGAKSRDAEQLCKKWSRILPPTRWFAGIYQNKLLHAESGRSEADVKTLSMSQYNTSGHPKFTMWEEYLVLEDCPKFKAICAQEHALAPKRTRHNIAGDYSSGSGSQSFDLNEEQAEEPSATHSRRARPSGQHTSIRRAREAGGSSHRSSAASGSRASQPARIPPSRASEVLRDNVYVHLTHELHEVCSKY comes from the coding sequence ATGTTCAATCTGCTTAATTCTGGCGTACCGGATACGCCCGTTGCGACGAGAGGCGGGGGGTCcgatggcggcggtggtggcggcggctgTCGCGATGGCGGTGGCGGATCGGGCAATGTCAGCGGAGCCGGCGGATCGGGCAGCGGCATCTGGTCCGCGACTGGCGGAGCTTCCAGCGACTCAGTTCCAGCCGGACGGCAAAAGGCCACGCACTACACCAAAGAGGAATCCGTTGCTGTAgcgagggcgtgggatgccgCCACATCCGACCCCaaagtgggcaccgatcagaacgaggtgagcttttggaagcgcgtcGTAGCGGCgtacaacgagttcaaacctcgCGGTGCCAAATCGCGTGACGCAGAACAGCTCTGCAagaagtggtctaggattctgccgCCCACCCGGTGGTTCGCgggcatataccagaacaaACTGCTCCATGcggagagtggccgaagcgaggCTGACGTGAAAACACTTTCGATGAGCCAATACAACACGTCGGGCCATCCCaagttcacaatgtgggaggagtatctagtTCTCGAGGACTGcccgaaattcaaggccatctgtgcGCAAGAGCATGCTCTGGCGCCGAAGCGGACAAGACACAATAttgccggggactacagcagcggcagcggctcgcAATCGTTCGACCTGAACGAAGAGCAAGCCGAAGAGCCCtccgctacacactctaggcgcgCCCGCCCTTCGGGACAACATACCTCTATCCGACGCGCTAGAGAAGCTGGCGGTTCCTCCCACCGATCGTCGGCAGCGTCTGGATCACGCGCCTCGCAGCCCGCGCGTATACCGCCGTCAAGAGCAAGCGAGGTCTTGAGGGATAACGTATATGTGCACCTGACGCACGAATTGCATGAAGTCTGCAGCAAATACTAG